A genomic region of Bactrocera dorsalis isolate Fly_Bdor chromosome 3, ASM2337382v1, whole genome shotgun sequence contains the following coding sequences:
- the LOC125777521 gene encoding uncharacterized protein LOC125777521, translating to MAITNNDLNRISASDLLKEAAKIKEFRGDGSYDISSFIGEVELILPLFDENQAVKNYVWERHIKTKIQGEALQIIRTLNRDSSWDEVKTELIRNFGIRESYHQLFHQAITTRQYNGQWILKLLILTAIWTLGLGQVTIDKIESNKGYIEIQTGDADIVKSYVTILHVINPLEISNLLNEIESNIKSANLQVGQAILNMQIKFIRSKINTITPHRQKRGLLNAVGTVQKWLYGTMDDNDRQDLEQHLNIIDTNNHKAIETINKQIDINTNFNKTFLELKRLMHNDRDMISAKLNSIGSISDIELSREKRKLYGIGKGQLTTLGCFDAEIEINEVVLEITFHVVRERDIPYAAIIGSDVLKDVELVFRQGTVTFKKTSTGVVPGSDGTGGKVSKAESECQGGSSEEVETEMRVSHRKSVELTGLVQGEVSREGVSVEWGNGFLREFEALCLAENEGPEEKSKGIDVSHLDGSIAKEVERLVNTYMPGKPSSAPVQMKLILSDDRPVWQRPRRTSVEDQRYIDEQVQAMLEEGIIQYSTSEYASPVVLTKKKDGTKRFCCDFRKINERIVRDNFPMALVDEVLDKLQGAKVFTTLDLKNGFYHVPVEPDSRKYTSFVTHSGQFEFCFVPFGITNSPAVFCRFIRAVFQNMLKDDTIIIYMDDIVIPAKDENESLEKLRRVLRQASEHGLQIKWEKCQFIKKQINFLGYILENGQILPSVEKTRAVRNFPIPTSKKEIQRFLGLTSFFRRFIRDYSIIAKPLSDLLRMDEAFKMGVDQLLAVEELKKALINAPALKLFDPSAETEVHADASKQGFGAVLLQRDSEDRLFHPVEYMSRKTTWAEEKYSAFELEVLAVVKALQKWNLYLKDRKFKIVSDCNAFAMTVKKRDVPDRVMRWAMYLQEYDYRVEHRSGSRMRHVDALSRVYCLLAEDSLTVRLREAQEQDTWIRAVKKILETGSYENFFLKNGIVYCDTIKELLVVPSSMETEIIKLAHDQNHFARKKTQELVEKNYYIPDLTEKVAKVIKRDAWNA from the exons ATGGCAATCACCAACAACGATCTAAACCGGATATCAGCGTCGGACCTCCTTAAGGAAGCTGCGAAAATCAAAGAGTTCAGAGGCGACGGGAGCTACGACATATCTTCTTTCATTGGAGAGGTGGAACTGATCCTGCCCTTGTTCGACGAGAACCAAGCGGTCAAAAATTATGTATGGGAGAGACACATAAAGACCAAGATCCAAGGAGAGGCGCTCCAGATAATACGGACACTAAACAGAGACTCATCGTGGGACGAAGTGAAGACAGAACTGATACGGAACTTCGGAATAAGGGAAAGCTACCACCAACTCTTCCACCAGGCCATCACAACCAGGCAGTATAAT gGGCAATGGATCCTGAAACTTTTGATCCTGACAGCAATTTGGACCCTGGGGCTGGGACAAGTAACAATAGATAAAATAGAAAGCAACAAAGGATATATAGAAATACAAACAGGCGATGCAGATATAGTTAAGTCATATGTAACAATATTACACGTTATAAATCCACtagaaatatcaaatttacTTAATGAAATAGAATCTAATATAAAATCGGCAAATCTGCAAGTAGGACAAGCAATACTAAacatgcaaattaaatttattagaagCAAAATAAATACTATCACACCCCACAGACAAAAAAGAGGCCTACTAAATGCTGTAGGAACTGTACAAAAATGGCTTTACGGTACCATGGACGACAATGATAGACAAGACCTTGAACAACACCTCAACATAATCGACACAAACAACCACAAGGCTATCgaaacaataaacaaacaaatagatattaatactaatttcaataaaacgTTTCTTGAATTAAAAAGACTTATGCATAACGATAGGGATATGATATCTGCAAAACTAAACTCCATAGGGAGCATAA GTGACATCGAGCTTAGTAGGGAGAAGCGGAAATTGTATGGAATAGGCAAGGGGCAACTCACGACATTGGGTTGCTTTGACGCTGAAATCGAGATCAACGAGGTGGTGTTGGAAATTACTTTCCACGTAGTAAGAGAACGCGATATACCGTACGCTGCCATAATAGGAAGCGATGTCCTCAAGGACGTGGAACTGGTTTTTAGGCAAGGGACAGTAACGTTCAAGAAAACGAGTACTGGAGTAGTACCGGGTAGTGACGGCACCGGTGGGAAGGTTAGCAAGGCAGAGTCGGAGTGCCAGGGTGGCAGCTCTGAAGAGGTTGAGACCGAGATGAGGGTCTCGCACCGTAAGTCGGTGGAGTTGACAGGATTAGTCCAGGGTGAAGTTTCCAGGGAAGGTGTCAGCGTAGAATGGGGAAATGGTTTCTTGAGAGAGTTTGAAGCGTTGTGTCTAGCCGAGAATGAAGGACCAGAAGAGAAGTCGAAGGGAATCGACGTATCGCATTTAGATGGAAGTATTGCCAAGGAAGTAGAGCGCCTAGTTAATACATACATGCCCGGAAAGCCGTCAAGCGCACCGGTGCAGATGAAGCTTATTCTATCGGATGATAGGCCCGTGTGGCAGCGTCCACGTCGAACGTCAGTTGAAGACCAGCGTTACATAGATGAACAGGTGCAAGCCATGCTAGAAGAGGGGATTATACAATACAGCACTTCGGAATATGCATCACCTGTGGTACTGACGAAGAAAAAAGATGGGACAAAGCGGTTTTGTTGCGATTTTCGCAAAATTAACGAGAGAATTGTTAGGGACAACTTCCCGATGGCCCTTGTAGACGAAGTGTTAGATAAGTTGCAGGGCGCGAAAGTTTTCACAACACTCGACCTAAAAAATGGGTTTTATCACGTACCAGTCGAACCTGACTCGCGAAAGTATACTTCGTTTGTCACCCACAGCGGCCAATTTGAATTCTGTTTCGTACCATTTGGTATTACCAACTCACCGGCAGTGTTTTGCAGGTTTATTCGAGCAGTTTTTCAGAATATGCTCAAAGATGATACGATTATCATATACATGGACGACATCGTTATTCCCGCCAAGGATGAGAACGAATCGTTGGAAAAACTACGTAGGGTACTGAGACAGGCTAGCGAACATGGGTTACAGATAAAGTGGGAGAAATGTCAGTTCATAAagaagcaaattaattttttggggtACATCCTGGAGAACGGTCAAATTTTACCGTCAGTAGAGAAAACCAGGGCCGTGCGAAACTTTCCTATACCGACAAGTAAAAAGGAAATACAGAGGTTTTTAGGATTAACATCGTTTTTTAGGCGTTTTATACGAGACTATTCCATAATAGCCAAACCACTCTCAGACTTACTCAGGATGGATGAAGCTTTCAAAATGGGCGTAGACCAGTTATTAGCTGTAGAAGAGTTGAAAAAAGCATTGATTAACGCACCGGcattaaaactttttgaccctTCTGCGGAAACGGAAGTACACGCAGACGCTTCTAAACAGGGTTTTGGAGCGGTCTTGTTGCAAAGGGATTCAGAGGATCGATTGTTTCACCCTGTCGAGTATATGAGCCGCAAAACTACATGGGCGGAAGAAAAGTATAGCGCATTCGAACTAGAGGTTTTAGCAGTGGTTAAGGCATTGCAGAAATGGAACCTATACCTTAAAGATAGGAAGTTCAAAATAGTTAGCGATTGCAACGCTTTCGCCATGACGGTCAAGAAGAGAGATGTCCCAGATAGGGTTATGCGGTGGGCTATGTATCTGCAAGAATACGACTACAGGGTGGAACACAGGTCGGGGTCGCGTATGAGGCACGTGGATGCACTGAGTCGCGTTTATTGTTTATTAGCCGAAGATTCACTAACAGTTAGACTGAGAGAGGCGCAGGAGCAAGATACGTGGATTAGAGCAGTGAAGAAGATCCTGGAAACAGGAAGTTATGAGAATTTCTTCTTGAAGAACGGTATAGTTTATTGTGACACCATAAAAGAACTGCTCGTAGTACCATCCAGCATGGAAACAGAGATAATTAAACTAGCACACGATCAGAATCATTTTGCTCGGAAAAAGACACAGGAACTTGTAGAGAAAAACTACTATATACCAGATTTGACAGAAAAGGTAGCAAAAGTTATAAAGAGGGATGCGTGGAATGCATAA